The sequence TGCGAAGCCGCTTCAGCTTGGGCGATGAGTGAGGCGGCGTAGTTGCCCGCGCATTTGGCTTCGCCCGTGCCACCAGGTGCTGCTCGCACATAGTCATCAGAAATCCACACGGATACTGGCTTTACTCCCTGTGGGAAGTAGGCACCCGCAGGAGACGCGATCAAGAGGTACTTATAAGCATTAGCCGGGCGAACACCCAGACCCACTTCAGTTGAAATCATGAACGGGCGAAGGTAAAGCGACTGATCTTCGCCACCTGGAACCCAAGCTGCGTCTTGCTGCACGAGCGCATTCACCGAGGCCAAGAACAGTTCAATGGGGAGTTCAGCCATCGCTAGACGGCGAGCTGATCTCTGGAAACGTTCTGCGTTGGCGATTGGACGGAAGGTTTTGATTGAACCGTCTTCATGACGGTAGGCCTTTAGCCCTTCGAAAATCGCTTGGCCGTAGTGCATGAAGTTCGTAGCTGGATCCAAACTCAGTGGCCCATAGGGAACGAGTTGAGCGTTATGCCACCCAAGATCTTCGGTCCAATCGGCGGTAACCATGTGATCGGTGAAGTACTTCCCGAAGCCTGGGTTAGCCAAGATCGCCTCGCGCTGCCCAGCAGGGAGCGGATTGTGCGATGGCTTCAACTCAATAGGCCATAACTCATCGCCTACTGGTTGATCTTGGCTCGACATGACTCTCCTTCACCGATGCAGCACGTAAGGCTACCGACTACGAATAAAAATTACTTGGACTTAGCGAGAGCTCCAGCAGCAAGTGCATCACCGATTGCTGAAGTTGAGCGCACCGAATCTCCACGCGTTGCAAGATCATCGGACACTGCGGATTCAACCCAGACTGCTGCTTCTTTTTGACCCACGTGATCAAGCAGCATTGCAAGGGACAGCACCGTGGCCGTTGGGTCCGCCTTGCCTTGACCTGCGATATCTGGTGCTGAGCCGTGAACCGGTTCGAACATGCTTGGGTTCTTGCGGGTTGGATCGATATTGCCTGACGCAGCAAGTCCAATGCCACCAACGATTGCTGCACCAATGTCGGTGAGGATGTCGCCAAACAAGTTGTCGGTCACCACAACATCGAATCGCTCTGGTTGGGTGAGGAAGAACATCGAAGCCGCGTCAACGTGGCAGTAGTCGGTTTCAACCTGTGGGTAATCCTTGGCGACATCGTTGAACGCGCGCTGCCATGTGTTACCCGCATAGACCAGCACGTTGGTCTTGTGAACCAACGTGACCTTGTTGCGACGATGCGTAGCGCGCTCAAAAGCGTCACGAATGATGCGTACCGCACCGTAATAGGTATTGAGGCTGACCTCTGTCGACACTTCATGTTCAGTTCCTTCACGAAGTACGCCGCCTGCGCCGACATAAGGGCCTTCTGTGCCTTCGCGGCACACCACGAAGTCAATGTCTTTGGTGGTCTTGCCAGCCAACGGACCAACCACGCCCGGGTACAACCGCACTGGGCGAAGGTTCACATGGTGATCCATGATGAAGCGAAGCGGTAACAGCACACCGCGCTCGAGGATGCCTGGCTTCACTGAAGGGTCGCCGATAGCACCCAACAAAATTGCGTCATAGCCGCGAAGTTCTTCAACAACTGAATCTGGCAACAACTCACCTGTGGTGTTGTAGCGGCGAGCGCCAAGGTCATATTCCGTGCTGGTCACGGTGATACCTGCAGCTGGAGCAATCGCATTGAGCACCTTCATGGCTTCAACCACTACTTCGGTTCCGATGCCATCGCCAGGGATGAGGGCCAAGTTCAAGTTCGTCGACATGGGGCCAAACTCTATCCGGGCGAAAGTTATCGATCCTGCCCCCATCACGATGACCTTTTCGGTTTGTTACGAGCGCTGCTACTATTGGCAGCACTATGACGCGCGCACTGCTCCTTCGCTGCCGCGGCGAGGCCTGACCAACCGGCCCCTCGTCGCGGGATTCGCGTTCGCCGGTAGGCCAATCGAAATTCACTAGGAGCCCGCGATGAGTACCACGTCTTTCCAAGCAGCAAATGCCAGCCAACAGCCTTCAGGCATGAACTTCAGTCGTTACGTGCCCTTTCGTACCACCCCACTGGAGAACCGCACCTGGCCCGACCACGAAATCACCAAGGCACCGCGTTGGTGTGCGGTTGACCTTCGTGACGGCAACCAGGCCCTGATCGACCCAATGACCCCGGATCGCAAACTGCGCATGTTCAAGTTGCTGGTCTCCATGGGTTACAAGGAAATTGAAGTGGGTTTCCCTTCAGCCTCACAAACCGACTTTGACTTCCTTCGCCTCCTTATTGAAGACGGTCACATCCCTGATGACGTCACCATCCAGGTCTTGGTTCAAGCGCGCGAATCATTAATCGAACGCACCTTTGAAGCACTTGATGGTGCAAAACAAGCCGTTGTGCACTTTTACAACTCCACATCAGTGCTCCAGCGCCGCGTGGTCTTTGGCTTGGATAAAGAAGGCATCGTTGATATTGCAGTTCATGGTGCGCAGTTGGTGAAGAAGCATGCCGAGCAAATGGTTGGCAAAACAGAGATCTTCTTTGAGTACTCCCCTGAATCATTCACGGGTACTGAATTGGAATTTGCACTTGAGGCTTGCAATGCGGTGATTGAGGTACTTCAGCCAACACCGGATCGCAAGATGATCATTAACTTGCCAGCAACGGTGGAAATGACCACACCAAACCTGTATGCCGATTCAATTGAATGGATGAGCCGCAATCTCAATGACCGCGACTCAATCATCCTTTCGCTCCATCCGCATAACGACCGCGGAACCGCAGTTGCTGCTGCTGAACTTGGCTACATGGCAGGCGCTGATCGCATTGAAGGCTGCCTCTTTGGCAATGGCGAGCGCACGGGCAACGTCTGTTTGGTAACCCTGGGCCTAAATATGCTGACCCAAGGCGTTGACCCACAAATTGATTTCAGTGACATTGATGAAGTTCGCCGAACGGTTGAGTACTGCAAT comes from Candidatus Nanopelagicales bacterium and encodes:
- a CDS encoding 3-isopropylmalate dehydrogenase, coding for MSTNLNLALIPGDGIGTEVVVEAMKVLNAIAPAAGITVTSTEYDLGARRYNTTGELLPDSVVEELRGYDAILLGAIGDPSVKPGILERGVLLPLRFIMDHHVNLRPVRLYPGVVGPLAGKTTKDIDFVVCREGTEGPYVGAGGVLREGTEHEVSTEVSLNTYYGAVRIIRDAFERATHRRNKVTLVHKTNVLVYAGNTWQRAFNDVAKDYPQVETDYCHVDAASMFFLTQPERFDVVVTDNLFGDILTDIGAAIVGGIGLAASGNIDPTRKNPSMFEPVHGSAPDIAGQGKADPTATVLSLAMLLDHVGQKEAAVWVESAVSDDLATRGDSVRSTSAIGDALAAGALAKSK
- a CDS encoding branched-chain amino acid aminotransferase, whose translation is MSSQDQPVGDELWPIELKPSHNPLPAGQREAILANPGFGKYFTDHMVTADWTEDLGWHNAQLVPYGPLSLDPATNFMHYGQAIFEGLKAYRHEDGSIKTFRPIANAERFQRSARRLAMAELPIELFLASVNALVQQDAAWVPGGEDQSLYLRPFMISTEVGLGVRPANAYKYLLIASPAGAYFPQGVKPVSVWISDDYVRAAPGGTGEAKCAGNYAASLIAQAEAASHGCEQVVWLDAVERKWIEEMGGMNLYFVYGSGENARLVTPTLTGSLLPGITRDSLLTVAADLGYLATENAISVDQWRDGAEAGEITEVFACGTAAVITPVGHVKSRKSGHWEINEGQPGPVTMRLREALLNIQTGQVPDKHQWLHTIC
- the leuA gene encoding 2-isopropylmalate synthase, producing MSTTSFQAANASQQPSGMNFSRYVPFRTTPLENRTWPDHEITKAPRWCAVDLRDGNQALIDPMTPDRKLRMFKLLVSMGYKEIEVGFPSASQTDFDFLRLLIEDGHIPDDVTIQVLVQARESLIERTFEALDGAKQAVVHFYNSTSVLQRRVVFGLDKEGIVDIAVHGAQLVKKHAEQMVGKTEIFFEYSPESFTGTELEFALEACNAVIEVLQPTPDRKMIINLPATVEMTTPNLYADSIEWMSRNLNDRDSIILSLHPHNDRGTAVAAAELGYMAGADRIEGCLFGNGERTGNVCLVTLGLNMLTQGVDPQIDFSDIDEVRRTVEYCNQIPVHERHPYGGDLVYTAFSGSHQDAINKGLRTMEKEAAELGISVDQHRWEVPYLPIDPKDVGRTYEAVIRVNSQSGKGGVAYIMRTEHKLELPRRLQIEFSRVVQQVTDDEGGEVAPNEMWSIFSGEYLPDPAAAWGRFALKSVKQDSAVDGDTTVEVVITDEGKEVALTGTGNGPIAAFCEALNGYGIDVRVLDYAEHAMSAGGDAKAAAYLECTLEGKTLWGVGVDPSITTASLKAIVSAVNRVVRG